A single genomic interval of Methyloceanibacter caenitepidi harbors:
- a CDS encoding phage holin family protein codes for MLRLALSLVSSIQAGARIKQTVEQSVRRAVIVVAAIVVLLFAVGFGLATGYQALLVYDFTPLAAAGLIAGVLAAIGLVLLLIGLHKPKPKQPNLVNAPAEGLAMVDQSINKAMNQVGPLTLLVAAFAAGLLASRRR; via the coding sequence ATGTTGCGGCTCGCGCTTTCACTGGTCTCCTCGATTCAGGCCGGCGCCCGGATCAAGCAAACGGTCGAACAGTCCGTGCGACGGGCCGTGATTGTCGTGGCCGCAATCGTGGTCCTTCTCTTCGCCGTCGGCTTTGGCCTGGCCACGGGCTATCAGGCCCTGCTCGTTTACGACTTCACGCCGCTCGCGGCGGCCGGTTTGATCGCCGGCGTCCTGGCGGCCATTGGCCTCGTGCTTCTGCTGATCGGCTTGCACAAACCGAAGCCGAAGCAGCCGAACCTCGTGAATGCGCCTGCCGAAGGCCTGGCCATGGTCGACCAGAGCATCAACAAGGCCATGAACCAGGTGGGGCCGCTGACGCTGCTCGTCGCGGCCTTCGCGGCTGGCCTGCTGGCGAGCCGCCGCCGCTAG
- the rplK gene encoding 50S ribosomal protein L11, with product MAKKIDGYIKLQVPAGQANPSPPIGPALGQRGVNIQEFCKAFNAATQKVEPGSPIPTVITVYADRSFSFETKTPPASYLLKKAAKAKSGSKEPGRTVAGKVTQDQLREIAEAKMQDLNANTVEQAMKIIAGSARSMGLQVQE from the coding sequence ATGGCGAAGAAGATTGACGGTTATATCAAGCTGCAGGTGCCGGCAGGGCAGGCGAATCCTTCGCCCCCGATTGGTCCGGCGCTCGGTCAGCGCGGCGTGAACATTCAGGAGTTCTGCAAGGCGTTCAACGCGGCGACGCAGAAGGTTGAGCCGGGCTCGCCGATCCCGACCGTGATCACGGTGTATGCGGATCGGTCGTTTTCGTTCGAGACGAAGACGCCGCCGGCCTCCTACCTTCTTAAGAAGGCGGCGAAGGCCAAGAGCGGCTCCAAGGAGCCGGGACGCACGGTTGCCGGCAAGGTCACGCAGGATCAGCTGCGGGAAATCGCCGAAGCGAAGATGCAGGATTTGAATGCCAACACCGTCGAACAAGCGATGAAGATCATCGCCGGCTCCGCCCGTTCGATGGGTCTTCAGGTTCAGGAGTAG
- a CDS encoding cysteine hydrolase family protein: protein MPFIDAKPFPFQFDFDHIALICIDMQRDFCQPGGFAESLGNNIANIQPCIPVIGKLQAAFRKAGLPIIHTKECHQPDLSDLPTAKRNRGNPKVKIGEFGPMGRILVDGEPGVEFVSENEPREYEHVISKPGKDSFYRTDLDEYLTRRKISGLVITGVTTEVCVQTTMRCANDRGYDCLLVEDGTDSYFPEFKEMTLKALVAQGGIVGWTCKSDVLLDMMAKEVPGQTSPHKAA from the coding sequence ATGCCATTCATCGACGCGAAGCCCTTTCCCTTTCAGTTCGATTTCGACCACATCGCCCTGATCTGCATCGACATGCAGCGGGACTTTTGCCAACCGGGAGGCTTCGCCGAGTCGCTCGGCAACAACATCGCGAACATTCAGCCCTGCATCCCGGTCATCGGCAAGTTGCAAGCCGCCTTTCGCAAGGCCGGGCTGCCGATCATCCATACGAAAGAGTGTCACCAGCCCGACCTCTCCGACCTTCCCACCGCCAAGCGCAATCGGGGAAACCCGAAGGTCAAAATCGGCGAGTTTGGACCGATGGGGCGAATCTTGGTCGATGGCGAGCCGGGGGTCGAATTTGTTTCTGAGAACGAACCTCGGGAATACGAGCACGTCATCTCCAAGCCGGGCAAGGACTCGTTCTATCGCACCGACCTCGACGAGTATCTGACGCGGCGGAAGATCTCCGGACTGGTGATCACAGGCGTGACGACCGAGGTCTGCGTGCAGACGACGATGCGCTGCGCGAACGACCGGGGCTATGACTGCCTCCTGGTCGAAGACGGGACCGACAGCTATTTTCCGGAATTCAAGGAGATGACGCTGAAGGCGCTGGTTGCACAGGGTGGGATTGTCGGCTGGACCTGCAAGTCGGACGTGCTGCTCGACATGATGGCCAAGGAGGTCCCGGGACAAACAAGCCCGCACAAGGCTGCCTAG
- the rpoB gene encoding DNA-directed RNA polymerase subunit beta, whose amino-acid sequence MAKTNGHKRYRKFFGHITEVAEMPNLIEVQKQSYDQFLMVDEPEGGREDEGLQSVFRSVFPIKDFGERAQLEFVRYAFEAPKYDVDECQQRDMTFAAPLKVTLRLIVFDVNEETGARSVKDIKEQDVYMGDMPLMTSNGTFVINGTERVIVSQMHRSPGVFFDHDRGKTHSSGKLLFAARIIPYRGSWLDFEFDAKDIVYVRIDRRRKLPVTTLLYALGLDDEEILSTFYDRITLKAAKNGWKMPFNAERMRGIKPTTDLIDAKTGKVAIEAGRKITARLAGKLSEEGLKELLVSDEDLYGRYLAEDILNLESGEIYGEAGEEIDEKLLETLKELKLKEIPVLDIDHVNVGAFIRNTLAIDKNSNTDEALLDIYRVMRPGEPPTPEAAQTLFNGIFFDAERYDLSSVGRVKMNMRLDLDAPDTMRTLRKEDILAVIKTLVGLRDGKGEIDDIDHLGNRRVRSVGELMENQYRVGLLRMERAIKERMSSVDIDTVMPQDLINAKPAAAAVREFFGSSQLSQFMDQTNPLSEITHKRRLSALGPGGLTRERAGFEVRDVHPTHYGRICPIETPEGPNIGLINSLATFARVNKYGFIESPYRRVVKSKVTDEVVYLSAMEEARYVIAQANAELKDDGSFVEDLIVCRHAGDVELYPQDRVDLIDVSPKQLVSVAAALIPFLENDDANRALMGSNMQRQAVPLLMAEAPLVGTGMESVVARDSGAAISARRTGVVDQVDATRIVIRATEETDPSKSGVDIYNLRKFQRSNQNTCINQRPLVRVGDAIQAGEIIADGPSTDLGELALGKNVLVAFMPWMGYNFEDSILISERVVRDDVFTSIHIEEFEVMARDTKLGPEEITRDIPNVSEEALKNLDEAGIVYIGAEVQPGDILVGKITPKGESPMTPEEKLLRAIFGEKASDVRDTSLKLPPGVAGTVVEVRVFNRHGIEKDERAMAIEREEIERLAKDRDDEMAILDRNVFARLRDVLLHKVAAKGPKSVKKDAKITEAMLDEIPRSQWWEIALKNEKAMSEVEAIGRQYDDAKKRLEQRFVDKVDKLQRGDELPPGVMKMVKVFVAVKRKIQPGDKMAGRHGNKGVISQIVPVEDMPYLEDGQAVDIVLNPLGVPSRMNVGQILETHLGWACRGLGKKIGEALEEYHETNKTKPVKDLLKTIYGSDKAVAALSDDQMIEVGQDLTRGVPVATPVFDGAHEADVSDLLEVAGYDPSGQVTLYDGRSGEPFERKVTVGYIYMLKLHHLVDDKIHARSIGPYSLVTQQPLGGKAQFGGQRFGEMEVWALEAYGAAYTLQEMLTVKSDDVAGRTKVYEAIVRGDDTFEAGIPESFNVLVKEMRALGLNVELVQPKPDEVQPHAMQLPKPAAE is encoded by the coding sequence ATGGCGAAAACGAACGGTCACAAGCGATATCGGAAATTTTTTGGCCACATCACCGAAGTGGCCGAGATGCCGAACCTCATCGAGGTTCAGAAACAGTCCTACGATCAATTCCTCATGGTGGACGAGCCGGAAGGCGGTCGCGAGGACGAGGGGCTGCAGTCCGTATTTCGTTCTGTGTTTCCGATCAAGGACTTCGGCGAGCGCGCTCAGCTTGAGTTCGTGCGCTATGCGTTCGAAGCGCCCAAGTACGACGTGGATGAGTGCCAGCAGCGCGACATGACCTTCGCGGCGCCGCTGAAGGTCACCTTGCGTCTCATCGTGTTTGATGTGAACGAGGAGACCGGCGCGCGCTCCGTCAAGGACATCAAGGAGCAGGACGTCTACATGGGCGACATGCCGCTGATGACCTCGAACGGCACGTTCGTGATCAACGGCACCGAGCGCGTGATCGTCTCGCAGATGCACCGTTCGCCGGGTGTGTTCTTCGACCACGACCGCGGCAAGACCCACTCGTCGGGCAAGCTGCTGTTCGCCGCCCGTATCATTCCCTATCGCGGGTCCTGGCTCGACTTCGAGTTCGACGCCAAGGACATCGTCTATGTCCGTATCGACCGCCGCCGGAAGCTGCCGGTGACGACGCTGCTCTATGCGCTCGGCCTCGACGACGAGGAAATTCTCTCGACGTTCTACGACCGGATCACGCTAAAGGCGGCCAAGAACGGCTGGAAGATGCCGTTCAATGCGGAACGCATGCGCGGCATCAAGCCGACGACGGACCTTATCGACGCCAAGACCGGCAAGGTTGCTATTGAAGCCGGCAGGAAGATCACGGCGCGCCTGGCCGGGAAGCTTTCCGAGGAAGGCCTGAAAGAGCTGCTCGTCAGCGATGAGGACCTCTATGGCCGGTACCTGGCAGAGGACATCCTCAATCTGGAATCGGGCGAGATCTACGGCGAAGCCGGTGAGGAAATCGACGAGAAGCTGCTGGAGACCCTGAAGGAGCTGAAGCTTAAGGAGATCCCGGTTCTCGACATCGACCACGTCAACGTGGGCGCGTTCATCCGCAACACGCTGGCGATCGACAAGAATTCCAACACGGACGAGGCGCTGCTCGACATCTACCGCGTCATGCGTCCGGGCGAGCCGCCGACGCCGGAAGCAGCGCAGACCCTGTTCAACGGTATCTTCTTCGATGCCGAGCGCTACGACCTGTCGTCCGTCGGCCGCGTGAAGATGAATATGCGCCTCGACCTCGATGCGCCGGACACCATGCGGACGCTGCGCAAGGAGGACATCCTTGCGGTCATCAAGACGCTGGTCGGTCTACGCGACGGCAAGGGCGAAATCGACGACATCGATCATCTCGGCAACCGGCGCGTGCGTTCGGTGGGTGAGCTGATGGAGAACCAGTACCGGGTCGGCTTGCTGCGCATGGAGCGGGCCATCAAGGAGCGCATGAGCTCTGTCGACATCGATACGGTGATGCCGCAGGACCTCATCAACGCCAAGCCGGCCGCGGCCGCGGTGCGCGAATTCTTCGGCTCCTCGCAGCTGTCGCAGTTTATGGACCAGACCAACCCGCTGTCGGAGATTACCCACAAGCGGCGCCTGTCGGCGCTTGGCCCGGGTGGTCTGACGCGCGAGCGCGCCGGCTTCGAGGTGCGCGACGTGCACCCGACGCATTACGGCCGCATCTGCCCGATTGAGACGCCGGAAGGTCCGAATATCGGCCTGATCAATTCGCTCGCCACGTTCGCGCGCGTGAACAAGTACGGCTTCATCGAGAGCCCGTACCGGCGCGTGGTGAAGAGCAAGGTGACCGACGAAGTGGTCTATCTCTCCGCAATGGAAGAGGCGCGCTACGTCATCGCTCAGGCCAACGCCGAGCTGAAGGATGACGGCAGCTTCGTCGAGGACCTCATCGTCTGCCGTCACGCTGGCGATGTGGAGCTGTATCCGCAGGATCGGGTGGACCTCATCGACGTGTCGCCCAAGCAGCTTGTATCCGTCGCCGCGGCGCTCATTCCGTTCCTCGAAAACGACGACGCCAACCGCGCGCTGATGGGTTCGAACATGCAGCGTCAGGCCGTGCCGTTGCTCATGGCGGAAGCTCCGCTTGTGGGTACGGGCATGGAATCCGTCGTGGCGCGGGATTCGGGCGCCGCGATCAGCGCGCGCCGCACCGGCGTCGTCGATCAGGTGGACGCCACCCGTATCGTCATCCGCGCGACGGAAGAGACTGACCCGTCGAAGTCGGGCGTCGACATCTACAATCTGCGCAAGTTCCAGCGCTCGAACCAGAACACCTGCATCAACCAGCGGCCGCTGGTGCGTGTGGGCGACGCCATTCAGGCCGGCGAGATCATCGCCGACGGGCCTTCGACCGATCTTGGCGAACTCGCGCTCGGCAAGAACGTGCTCGTCGCCTTCATGCCGTGGATGGGCTACAACTTCGAGGACTCCATCCTCATCTCCGAGCGCGTTGTGCGCGACGACGTCTTCACCTCGATCCATATCGAGGAGTTCGAGGTCATGGCGCGCGACACCAAGCTCGGGCCGGAGGAAATCACGCGCGATATTCCGAACGTCTCCGAAGAGGCTCTGAAGAACCTCGACGAGGCGGGCATCGTCTATATCGGCGCCGAGGTTCAGCCGGGCGACATCCTGGTCGGCAAGATCACGCCGAAGGGCGAGAGCCCCATGACGCCGGAAGAAAAGCTTCTGCGCGCCATCTTCGGTGAGAAGGCGTCGGACGTTCGCGACACCTCCCTGAAGCTGCCGCCGGGTGTGGCCGGTACGGTCGTCGAGGTGCGGGTGTTCAACCGCCACGGCATCGAGAAAGACGAGCGCGCCATGGCGATCGAGCGGGAAGAGATCGAGCGTCTCGCCAAGGACCGCGACGACGAAATGGCGATCCTGGACCGCAACGTCTTCGCGCGTCTGCGCGACGTGCTGCTGCACAAGGTGGCCGCGAAGGGTCCGAAGTCGGTCAAGAAGGATGCCAAGATCACCGAGGCCATGCTTGATGAGATTCCCCGCAGCCAGTGGTGGGAGATCGCGCTTAAGAACGAGAAGGCCATGAGCGAGGTCGAGGCCATCGGCCGGCAGTACGACGACGCCAAGAAGCGGCTCGAGCAGCGCTTCGTGGATAAGGTCGACAAGCTGCAGCGCGGCGACGAGCTGCCGCCGGGCGTCATGAAGATGGTCAAGGTCTTCGTGGCCGTGAAGCGGAAGATCCAGCCGGGCGACAAGATGGCCGGCCGTCACGGCAACAAGGGCGTGATCTCTCAGATCGTGCCGGTCGAGGACATGCCTTATCTCGAGGACGGCCAGGCGGTCGACATCGTGCTGAACCCGCTCGGCGTGCCGAGCCGCATGAATGTCGGTCAAATCCTGGAGACCCACCTCGGCTGGGCGTGCCGCGGTCTTGGCAAGAAGATCGGCGAGGCGCTCGAGGAGTATCACGAGACCAACAAGACGAAGCCGGTCAAGGATCTGCTCAAGACGATCTACGGTTCTGACAAGGCTGTTGCAGCCCTCTCCGACGATCAGATGATCGAAGTGGGGCAGGATCTGACCCGAGGCGTTCCCGTTGCGACGCCGGTATTCGACGGGGCGCACGAAGCGGACGTTTCGGACCTCTTGGAAGTGGCGGGCTACGACCCGTCCGGCCAGGTCACGTTGTATGACGGCCGCTCCGGCGAGCCGTTCGAGCGCAAGGTCACGGTGGGCTACATCTATATGCTGAAGCTGCATCACCTGGTGGACGACAAGATCCACGCCCGTTCGATCGGCCCGTACAGCCTGGTCACCCAGCAGCCGCTGGGCGGTAAGGCGCAGTTCGGCGGTCAGCGCTTCGGTGAAATGGAGGTGTGGGCGCTCGAGGCTTATGGCGCCGCGTACACGCTCCAGGAAATGTTGACCGTGAAGTCGGATGACGTTGCGGGCCGCACCAAGGTCTACGAGGCGATCGTCCGTGGCGACGACACGTTCGAGGCCGGCATCCCCGAGTCGTTCAACGTGCTGGTCAAGGAAATGCGTGCATTGGGACTGAATGTCGAACTGGTGCAGCCGAAGCCGGATGAGGTGCAGCCGCATGCCATGCAGCTGCCGAAGCCGGCCGCGGAGTAA
- a CDS encoding cupin domain-containing protein, whose amino-acid sequence MPALPASANLPNLLDYVRGLRESDWDAFHPGVTAHWFYKEPDGGAAAVLLRYEPGARVAEHEHVGYEHMLVLEGDEYDETGTYPAGSFVIHPPGTRHSPGSHGGCVALLIYEKAVRFVGSK is encoded by the coding sequence ATGCCCGCTCTTCCCGCCTCGGCGAACCTGCCCAACCTTCTCGACTACGTGCGCGGTTTACGTGAAAGCGATTGGGATGCATTTCACCCCGGCGTCACGGCTCACTGGTTCTACAAGGAGCCCGATGGCGGTGCCGCTGCCGTGTTGCTGCGCTACGAGCCCGGCGCGCGCGTCGCCGAGCACGAACATGTCGGCTATGAGCATATGCTCGTGTTGGAGGGGGACGAATACGACGAGACCGGGACCTATCCGGCCGGCAGCTTCGTCATCCACCCGCCCGGCACGCGCCATTCGCCCGGGAGCCATGGCGGCTGCGTCGCGCTCTTGATCTACGAGAAAGCGGTTCGTTTCGTGGGCTCGAAGTGA
- the rplA gene encoding 50S ribosomal protein L1, whose translation MSKPGKRFRAAAETVDNDKLYGVEEAVKVLKGAAKAKFDETIEVAMNLGVDPRHADQMVRGVCQLPHGSGRTLRVGVFAKGDKAEEAKKAGAEVVGAEDLVEQVQKGTIEFDRCIATPDMMPLVGRLGKVLGPRGLMPNPKVGTVTTDVAAAVQAAKGGAVEFRVEKAGVIHAGVGKASFTEQALVDNIRAFADAVIKAKPSGAKGTFVKKIAVTSTMGPGIKIEPASIGGA comes from the coding sequence ATGAGCAAGCCCGGTAAGAGGTTTCGTGCAGCGGCCGAGACGGTCGACAACGACAAGCTCTACGGCGTCGAAGAAGCCGTGAAGGTGCTCAAGGGCGCCGCCAAGGCCAAGTTCGACGAGACGATCGAGGTCGCGATGAATCTCGGCGTCGATCCGCGCCACGCGGATCAGATGGTGCGCGGCGTTTGCCAGTTGCCGCACGGTTCGGGACGCACGCTTCGCGTTGGTGTGTTCGCCAAGGGCGACAAGGCCGAGGAAGCCAAGAAGGCGGGCGCCGAGGTTGTCGGCGCCGAGGATCTGGTGGAACAGGTCCAGAAGGGCACGATCGAGTTCGATCGCTGCATCGCTACCCCGGACATGATGCCGCTCGTCGGCCGTCTCGGTAAGGTGCTCGGCCCGCGCGGCCTGATGCCGAACCCGAAGGTCGGCACCGTGACCACCGATGTCGCCGCGGCCGTTCAGGCCGCCAAGGGCGGCGCCGTGGAGTTCCGCGTCGAGAAAGCGGGCGTCATCCACGCCGGTGTCGGCAAGGCGAGCTTCACCGAGCAGGCGTTGGTCGACAATATCCGCGCCTTCGCCGACGCGGTGATCAAGGCCAAGCCTTCCGGAGCGAAGGGTACGTTTGTGAAGAAGATCGCCGTGACCTCGACGATGGGTCCCGGCATCAAGATCGAGCCCGCCAGCATCGGCGGCGCTTAG
- a CDS encoding glycine zipper domain-containing protein yields MATQKSETDELAAQIDAIKAEMQNISATMGRIAEKGMHRAQDKAFETKESAEEAIKQNPLQAIAIAVGLGLLIGILTRR; encoded by the coding sequence ATGGCGACCCAAAAATCCGAAACCGACGAACTTGCCGCTCAGATTGATGCCATCAAGGCCGAGATGCAGAACATCAGCGCCACCATGGGGCGTATCGCCGAAAAGGGCATGCACCGCGCGCAGGACAAGGCGTTCGAGACGAAGGAAAGCGCCGAGGAAGCCATCAAGCAGAACCCGCTCCAGGCGATCGCGATCGCAGTTGGCCTCGGTCTGCTCATCGGCATCCTGACCCGCCGTTAG
- a CDS encoding urea transporter encodes MRPPVDYIFPPAVPGEVPYWRLVLRGASQMCFQSNELTGVFFLLAVLAASPISAAYLLVAGIMAPAGRMLLGDRGVALSSGLPGLNPCLIALAIPAYFETGWTNVGMWAVLVVCVAITIMLVRICVAVLPLPTLALPFLIVFWALYALEPSFDGLRLLSFPTTDGATFHPLTAVLLSLGQALFSPAVLSGVLFATGVLLSNWRHGVLAVAGAVIGTVVAYYYRHVDPASADMGLYGFNGVLTAVAVFVVCGGKLRLSILGALIATMLMPAIADFGVQVLSAPFVLTTWLLIGLGWIEDRWFDAAETVAPEPLPSTHPAHATRHAASTRRAHDQ; translated from the coding sequence ATGAGACCGCCCGTCGACTACATCTTCCCGCCCGCCGTGCCGGGCGAGGTTCCGTATTGGCGGCTCGTGCTGCGGGGCGCCTCGCAGATGTGTTTCCAGAGCAACGAGCTGACGGGCGTCTTCTTTCTGCTGGCCGTCCTCGCCGCCTCGCCGATCAGCGCCGCCTATCTTCTTGTGGCCGGCATCATGGCCCCAGCCGGGCGTATGCTGCTCGGCGACAGGGGAGTCGCCCTTTCGAGCGGGCTGCCGGGCCTCAACCCCTGCCTGATAGCGCTCGCGATCCCGGCCTATTTCGAAACCGGCTGGACAAATGTCGGCATGTGGGCCGTCCTTGTCGTCTGTGTCGCGATCACGATCATGCTGGTGCGCATTTGTGTCGCCGTCTTGCCGCTCCCGACGCTTGCGTTGCCGTTTCTGATCGTGTTCTGGGCGCTCTACGCGCTGGAACCGAGTTTCGATGGTCTTCGGTTGCTCTCTTTCCCGACCACCGACGGCGCAACCTTCCATCCCCTCACGGCCGTGTTGTTGAGCCTGGGACAGGCTCTGTTCTCGCCCGCTGTTCTGTCGGGTGTGCTGTTCGCGACCGGTGTTTTGCTGAGCAACTGGCGCCACGGCGTTCTGGCCGTCGCCGGTGCGGTTATCGGAACGGTCGTGGCCTACTATTACCGCCATGTGGATCCGGCGAGCGCCGACATGGGACTCTACGGCTTCAACGGCGTGCTGACGGCTGTGGCCGTGTTCGTCGTTTGCGGCGGGAAGCTCAGGCTCTCCATCCTGGGGGCGTTGATCGCCACCATGCTGATGCCGGCGATTGCCGACTTCGGTGTGCAGGTTCTCTCCGCTCCATTCGTTCTGACGACCTGGCTCCTGATCGGTTTGGGCTGGATCGAGGACCGCTGGTTCGATGCAGCGGAGACCGTTGCCCCAGAACCCTTGCCGTCGACACATCCCGCGCACGCGACACGTCACGCCGCGTCAACGCGCCGTGCGCATGACCAATAA
- the rplJ gene encoding 50S ribosomal protein L10 produces MERAEKREVVSALSDVFAKTGVVVVAHYAGLSVSQMTKLRSDMREAGGAVKVAKNRLVKLALDGTDAQGISDLMTGPTCLAYSEDPVAAPKVAVKFAKGNDKFVILGGAMGATVLDAKAVGSLAELPSLDELRGKLVGLLQAPAGKIARTVSAPAAQLARVFGAYGSKDAA; encoded by the coding sequence ATGGAAAGAGCTGAAAAGCGCGAAGTTGTATCGGCGCTCAGCGATGTCTTCGCCAAGACCGGCGTGGTCGTCGTGGCTCACTATGCGGGTCTTTCCGTGTCACAGATGACCAAGCTGCGCAGCGACATGAGAGAAGCTGGCGGCGCGGTCAAAGTGGCAAAGAACAGGCTCGTGAAGCTCGCGCTGGATGGAACCGACGCCCAGGGAATTTCGGATCTCATGACGGGGCCCACGTGCCTCGCCTATTCCGAAGATCCCGTCGCGGCGCCGAAGGTGGCCGTCAAATTCGCCAAGGGGAACGACAAGTTCGTGATCCTCGGCGGTGCGATGGGCGCCACGGTTCTCGACGCCAAAGCAGTTGGCTCGCTTGCCGAGCTGCCTTCGCTCGATGAACTGCGTGGAAAGCTGGTTGGTCTGTTGCAGGCACCGGCGGGCAAGATCGCCCGGACGGTCAGTGCACCGGCCGCGCAGCTCGCGCGGGTTTTCGGCGCTTATGGCTCGAAGGACGCAGCGTAG
- the rplL gene encoding 50S ribosomal protein L7/L12, which produces MADLQKIADDLSSLTVLEAAELAKILEEKWGVSAAAPVAVAAAAGGGGEAAAVEEKDEFDVVLTSAGDKKINVIKEVRAITSLGLKEAKDLVEGAPKPVKEGVAKDEAEKIKKQLEDAGASVELK; this is translated from the coding sequence ATGGCTGATCTTCAGAAAATTGCAGACGATCTTTCGAGCCTGACGGTGCTCGAGGCGGCCGAACTGGCCAAGATTCTTGAGGAGAAGTGGGGCGTTTCCGCTGCTGCTCCGGTTGCCGTGGCGGCTGCCGCCGGCGGCGGTGGTGAAGCGGCCGCTGTCGAAGAGAAGGACGAGTTCGATGTCGTCCTGACCTCGGCTGGCGACAAGAAAATCAACGTCATTAAGGAAGTGCGCGCGATCACCAGCCTCGGCCTGAAAGAGGCCAAGGACCTGGTCGAGGGTGCGCCGAAGCCTGTCAAGGAAGGCGTTGCCAAGGACGAGGCCGAGAAGATCAAGAAGCAGCTTGAGGACGCCGGCGCGTCTGTCGAGCTCAAGTAG
- the rlmB gene encoding 23S rRNA (guanosine(2251)-2'-O)-methyltransferase RlmB produces MTQQKPRHSKSPSRGGGYRARKPAKNQETDRVRLFGFHAVEAALANHRRPVFAIQATENAAHKLAPLMAKRGLSPERVLPKALDRILGPDTVHQGVLLEAGPLDSLTLDDLDLSGTLLVLDQVTDPHNVGAALRSAAAFGAKGLVMTQRHSPPLGGVLAKSASGALDLVPIVQVRNLAEGLAELGDRGVSRLGLAEEAEQALEDVPLTQPLALVLGAEGRGLRQLTRERCDVLCRISTAGALASLNVSNAAAIALHWARVKTA; encoded by the coding sequence ATGACACAGCAGAAACCAAGGCATTCCAAATCACCCAGCCGCGGCGGCGGTTACCGCGCCCGAAAACCGGCGAAAAATCAAGAGACCGACCGGGTACGGCTCTTCGGCTTCCATGCGGTGGAGGCCGCCCTCGCCAACCATCGCCGGCCCGTCTTCGCCATCCAGGCGACGGAGAACGCCGCCCACAAGCTCGCCCCCCTGATGGCCAAGCGCGGTCTCTCTCCCGAACGCGTGCTGCCCAAGGCGCTCGACCGGATACTCGGCCCCGATACGGTCCACCAGGGCGTGCTGCTGGAGGCAGGACCGCTCGATTCGCTGACACTGGACGATCTGGACCTGTCCGGAACGCTGCTCGTGCTGGATCAGGTCACCGATCCCCACAATGTGGGGGCCGCACTGCGATCCGCGGCAGCCTTCGGCGCGAAGGGCCTCGTGATGACCCAGCGCCACAGCCCTCCCCTTGGCGGCGTGCTGGCGAAGTCGGCAAGCGGCGCGCTGGATCTTGTTCCCATCGTGCAGGTCCGCAATCTGGCCGAAGGCTTGGCCGAGCTCGGCGACCGTGGCGTGAGTCGTTTGGGTTTGGCCGAAGAAGCCGAGCAGGCGCTTGAGGACGTGCCCCTCACCCAACCGCTCGCGCTCGTGCTCGGGGCTGAAGGCCGGGGCTTACGGCAATTGACGCGGGAACGCTGCGATGTGCTCTGCCGCATCTCGACGGCCGGCGCGCTGGCAAGCCTCAACGTGTCGAACGCGGCGGCGATTGCCCTCCATTGGGCGCGGGTCAAAACCGCCTAG
- the nusG gene encoding transcription termination/antitermination protein NusG codes for MAMRWYIVHAYSNFERKVAESIKERAESAGLGEQFEEVLVPMEEVVEMRRGRKVASERKFFPGYVLVKMELSDETYHLIKDTPKVTGFLGTDNKPIPISEEEAGRILQQVQEGVERPKPSVTFEIGEQVRVADGPFASFNGLVEEVDEERARLKVAVSIFGRATPVELEYAQVEKL; via the coding sequence ATGGCTATGCGCTGGTATATCGTCCACGCCTACTCGAACTTCGAGCGGAAGGTCGCCGAATCCATCAAGGAGCGGGCAGAATCCGCCGGGCTCGGGGAGCAGTTCGAGGAAGTGCTCGTCCCCATGGAAGAGGTCGTGGAAATGCGGCGCGGCCGGAAGGTGGCGTCGGAGCGCAAGTTCTTTCCGGGCTATGTGCTGGTGAAGATGGAGCTCAGCGACGAGACCTACCATCTGATCAAGGACACGCCGAAGGTGACCGGCTTTTTGGGTACGGACAACAAGCCCATTCCGATCAGCGAGGAGGAGGCGGGCCGCATCCTCCAGCAGGTTCAGGAAGGTGTCGAGCGGCCGAAGCCGTCCGTGACCTTCGAGATCGGGGAGCAGGTGCGCGTGGCCGACGGCCCGTTCGCATCGTTCAACGGTCTCGTGGAAGAGGTCGACGAAGAACGGGCGCGGCTCAAGGTGGCGGTTTCGATTTTCGGCCGGGCGACGCCCGTCGAGCTCGAATACGCGCAGGTGGAAAAACTGTAA
- the secE gene encoding preprotein translocase subunit SecE: MARTNPFEFLQQVRTEVSKVTWPTRRETIITTIMVVVMSIIAALFFLGVDWVLGTLVQLILGIRFF, from the coding sequence ATGGCGAGAACGAATCCGTTTGAGTTTCTGCAGCAAGTGCGCACCGAGGTGTCGAAAGTCACCTGGCCGACGCGGCGTGAAACGATCATCACCACGATCATGGTGGTCGTCATGTCGATCATCGCGGCGCTCTTCTTTCTCGGTGTGGACTGGGTACTCGGTACGCTCGTCCAGCTGATTCTCGGCATCAGATTTTTCTAG